The Sphingobacteriales bacterium DNA window TTTCTTTCTTTTTGTCAATAACTGTGGTTTCTGTTTCACCAAAAATATTAGTGCTTTCAATAGTTTCTTTTTGCTCAGGTGCGGCTTCAATTTGAACCAGTTTCTTTTTTGCCTCGGATAATTGCTTTTCGAGGTTTTTTATTTCATCTTCCTTTTTGTTTATTAAGGTATCGCTTATTTGAGCTGCAATTTTTTTGCGAAGTTCTTTATCCTGCTTTTTTAAATCAAGTTTTTCTTCTCTTGTTTTCGCATTAAAGTATGCGTGCCGTGTGGCTTTAAGTTGCTCTTGCAATAGTTTAATGGTGTTGTTTTCCGAAAATAAATCGGTTGTGGGTATTTCTAAACTTATCAGCGTATTGGCTGCCACAAACTTTGTTTCGAGGTTGGGCAACGAACGGAAACCAAGGTTTTCTTTTTTAGGGTCTTTGTCCTGGTCAATTATCAACGAAATAAAGAAGCGGAGTTTTGAAATCTGCACGGCAATGGGCTGTATGTCTATGCCATAAATGCAGTTTTCAATCAGGTAGAGTTTACGGGCGTAGTCGTCAAAATAGTTTTTACTTTCAAAAATTTCATCAATTTCTTTCAAACGTTCATCCACTGCCTGAATCGCTTTTTCGCGCACTGCTTTATCGCTTAATCCTTCAATGGCTTTTTTATCTTTTTCGAGTTCTTTAATCTGGTTGCCAATGATTTTTTCTTTCTGCTGTGCTTTCCATTTCACATTACCGGGGTCAAGCTTTTGCAGTAAATAAACCATTTTGTGTAATACACCCATTGGAAAAGCCCCCGAACCGCAGGCAGGGTCGAGTATTTTGGCATTATTTATTGCTTCAATAAGTTTATCAGTTTCTTCAGGGTTAAACGGATTGCCTTCGTCATTGTATGAAAACAATTTCCTTAAACGGACCTCAAAGGTATCAGAAGCATCCTTGCTTCTGCTTAACAAGTACTCCCCCTGCTTCAAATTAGCCTTCACCGGATTTTGTCTGATATAGTTCCTAATTGCATTTAATGCTTTTTCATTTCTTACAATATGATCATAAGATTCATGCATCCAAAGTTGACCTTTATTACCGGTTACTTTATTAATTTCGTTTGCCGTAAAAGATTTCCACGAATGAAGAATATCGGGCATTTTATTCTCTCCCAAAGGTCTTAAAAGTATATGCACGTGATTTGGCATAATAACCCAATCATCTAAAACATAGCGTTGGTTATTAAAATGATTAAAAGCATCAGCAACAATTTTCGAAATTTCAGGATTTTTAAGGATACAACTTCCTTTACCATTATTTAAAAGCGATTCTATTCTGTCAGAAAAAAGGCGATAATATTCTTTAATTTGTTCTTTAGTGTATTCTCCTTTTTCATTCTTTTTGTTTTTTTTAAGCCATACTTCCCTTTCAGCTTTAATTTGTTCAGCTACTTCAGCAGGAATAGAATCGGCTAAGCGAAAAGTAACAAAATACCAAACACTTTCCTGCTGCCAATGAGGAAGGTTGCCCGTATGAATCTGGATTTCGTTGTTAGGGTTGAAAAAGGTTTCAAAAGCATCCTGCTTTTGATTTAATTCGTGAGCAGGGATGCTAAATGAGCTTTCTTTTTCGTGAGCAGAGATGCTCACGACACTTTTCAGGTATTCAATTAATGATTCGTCAACCATATAATTGACAATCTCACGGGGCGTATAGAAACTGCCGGTTTGTTTACGTGCAGTGGTTTTGGTTTCGGGGTTGTAACTTGCTAAAAGGTTTTCAAACACTTTACCCAACAATTCAGGGTCAAGGGCAATTTCTTCCTCTATTGGGGTGTTTTCAGCAACAGTAAATTTGTAACTGTTTAAAATGCCTATCAATCCTTTTGTTACATATCGCTTGCCTCGTGTGCCATAAGTCTCATTCAAATCAACCTCAGTTTCTTCTCCAAAAAACAAATAATCTGGCACAATAGCTTGTTTGCCATCAATACGGGTAAACCCATCAACAAATATTTGTTCTTTCTTTCCCTTTTCAAGTTTTTCTTCATCAAACTTATCAAGGCAATCGAACAAACCGCCATTTAAAAACGGAATGTCTTTGAATAAATCAATAACCTCATCTTTAGAAATTTTGAAATTATCAGTATAGCGATATTTATTTTTTATGCCTTGATCATTTTTGTTTTTACGTTCGTGGTCTTCTGCAAAACACCTTTCGTTCATTTTTTGATTGAGCGTACCAAAGAACAAGTTTTGCAGGATTGCCTGATAATAGTTGCTTGACTTCTTGTTTTTCTGAAAATCCTTTAAAATCGTTGAAATGTATTTTTCATCAAACAGAGAAGCCGGAACAA harbors:
- a CDS encoding N-6 DNA methylase, yielding MNERCFAEDHERKNKNDQGIKNKYRYTDNFKISKDEVIDLFKDIPFLNGGLFDCLDKFDEEKLEKGKKEQIFVDGFTRIDGKQAIVPDYLFFGEETEVDLNETYGTRGKRYVTKGLIGILNSYKFTVAENTPIEEEIALDPELLGKVFENLLASYNPETKTTARKQTGSFYTPREIVNYMVDESLIEYLKSVVSISAHEKESSFSIPAHELNQKQDAFETFFNPNNEIQIHTGNLPHWQQESVWYFVTFRLADSIPAEVAEQIKAEREVWLKKNKKNEKGEYTKEQIKEYYRLFSDRIESLLNNGKGSCILKNPEISKIVADAFNHFNNQRYVLDDWVIMPNHVHILLRPLGENKMPDILHSWKSFTANEINKVTGNKGQLWMHESYDHIVRNEKALNAIRNYIRQNPVKANLKQGEYLLSRSKDASDTFEVRLRKLFSYNDEGNPFNPEETDKLIEAINNAKILDPACGSGAFPMGVLHKMVYLLQKLDPGNVKWKAQQKEKIIGNQIKELEKDKKAIEGLSDKAVREKAIQAVDERLKEIDEIFESKNYFDDYARKLYLIENCIYGIDIQPIAVQISKLRFFISLIIDQDKDPKKENLGFRSLPNLETKFVAANTLISLEIPTTDLFSENNTIKLLQEQLKATRHAYFNAKTREEKLDLKKQDKELRKKIAAQISDTLINKKEDEIKNLEKQLSEAKKKLVQIEAAPEQKETIESTNIFGETETTVIDKKKEKIKTQKSTISFIEKQINLLKAADNKDTIQKVAQQISSFDPYDQNHFANWFEPEWMFGNDVKDGFDIVIGNPPYITYKGKEVVDISDAEVKQLIALYHNSAEYKVNSYALFTERGVNLLSVNGTLSFIIPSTILQNEYLKKIRKYLITKYHISQIVSFANKVFEAVTDSIILFTKNKHSKDLVTIAIRKSDLDFLNLEDVKTYSQSTWNDEKNDFVINLKTNKNEDLILAKIETDCEYVDDYLEVYVGIVANGIKKFLSTSKRDSNHKKYLQGKHIENFELKPEKLFINFLKDELHSNTDESVYLQKEKILVRKTGNRLIAAIDFEKYYTDQSIYNLYPKIGKTINLKVVTGLLNSNLLEYYFNKKMITNPDVFPYIKGIHLKKLPLKFPKSKSEESKFESLVLKITEMKANGEDATTEIMKLNQMVYQLYDLTEEEIAIIENSINKTPKENG